The proteins below come from a single Anaerolineales bacterium genomic window:
- a CDS encoding GMC family oxidoreductase yields the protein MSTTTPASATTADALDYVIIGSGFGGSISAMRLTKKGYRVLVLERGKRYRDQDFAKSNWRVNKYLWSPALRCFGILQISIFRHVLVLHGTGVGGGSLGYANVLMEPADSLFENPSWHHLANWKQLLRPHYDMAKRMLGVAQNPRLSPADHVLHDVAKELGREGTFHPVPTGVYFGESGKTAPDPYFGGEGPARAGCIHCGGCMVGCQHNAKNTLVKNYLYLAERWGAEVWAETEVRDIRPLSANQPDGARYEIHYRRSTSLLPAREKPVRAKNVILSAGALGTMRLLFRCRDLTKSLPNISHHLGDRVRTNNESLLGVVNRGQKTDWSTGIAITSIFHADPVTTIEPVRYPAGSSLMRFLAAPLIKPGTSTPIRILKTFGALFIRPLDFLKTYVLPGWARRTTIILVMQTEDAHMKMRYGRGLFTAFRRNLISQPEGKGVPPAIEVGHEVNRRFAHKTNGVPLGSINEGLLNIPMTAHILGGVPFGKTPQEGVIDLKCEVFNYPGLYIIDGSIMPANPGVNPSLTIAALAEYAMSHVPVKAGKTEIPLITDIPAEAVIPLAAAER from the coding sequence ATGTCTACGACCACCCCCGCCTCTGCCACCACCGCTGACGCCCTTGATTACGTCATTATTGGTTCAGGTTTCGGCGGGAGCATCTCCGCCATGCGCCTGACGAAGAAGGGCTATCGCGTCCTCGTCTTGGAACGCGGCAAGCGCTACCGCGATCAGGACTTTGCCAAGTCGAATTGGCGGGTGAACAAATACCTATGGTCGCCTGCCTTGCGCTGTTTTGGCATTTTGCAGATCAGCATTTTTCGCCATGTCTTGGTCTTGCACGGGACGGGCGTCGGCGGCGGCAGTTTGGGCTACGCCAATGTCCTTATGGAGCCAGCCGATTCCCTGTTTGAAAACCCCTCGTGGCATCACCTTGCCAATTGGAAACAACTGCTCCGTCCCCATTATGACATGGCAAAACGGATGCTCGGCGTTGCCCAGAATCCACGCCTTTCCCCCGCCGACCATGTTCTACACGACGTGGCGAAGGAATTAGGGCGCGAGGGGACATTCCACCCCGTTCCGACGGGTGTTTACTTTGGGGAAAGCGGAAAAACCGCCCCCGATCCCTATTTTGGGGGTGAGGGTCCAGCCCGTGCAGGCTGCATCCACTGCGGGGGATGCATGGTCGGCTGCCAACACAATGCCAAGAATACGCTTGTGAAAAACTACCTTTATCTTGCCGAACGGTGGGGCGCAGAGGTCTGGGCAGAGACGGAAGTCCGCGATATACGCCCGCTCTCCGCCAACCAACCCGACGGCGCACGCTATGAAATTCATTATCGCCGCTCAACAAGTCTTCTTCCGGCGCGGGAAAAGCCCGTTCGGGCGAAAAATGTGATTCTTTCTGCTGGCGCTCTGGGGACAATGCGCCTGCTGTTTCGCTGCCGCGACCTGACGAAATCGCTCCCGAATATTTCCCACCATTTGGGAGATCGTGTCCGCACCAACAACGAATCCTTGCTTGGTGTGGTGAATCGGGGGCAAAAAACAGATTGGTCAACGGGGATTGCCATCACCTCCATTTTTCATGCCGATCCGGTGACAACCATTGAACCCGTCCGTTATCCGGCTGGCTCATCGCTGATGCGTTTCCTCGCCGCACCGCTGATCAAACCCGGCACCAGCACCCCTATCCGTATTCTGAAAACCTTTGGGGCGCTTTTTATTCGTCCGCTCGATTTTCTGAAGACCTATGTCCTGCCCGGTTGGGCGCGGCGGACAACGATCATCCTTGTTATGCAGACGGAAGATGCTCATATGAAAATGCGTTATGGGCGCGGTTTATTCACCGCCTTCCGGCGGAATCTGATCTCGCAGCCAGAGGGGAAAGGCGTCCCTCCCGCCATTGAGGTTGGGCATGAGGTGAATCGCCGTTTTGCCCACAAGACAAATGGCGTCCCGTTAGGGTCAATCAACGAGGGGCTGCTGAATATCCCCATGACGGCGCATATTTTAGGTGGTGTCCCCTTTGGGAAAACCCCCCAAGAGGGCGTGATCGACTTGAAGTGCGAGGTATTCAACTATCCGGGGCTGTATATCATCGATGGCTCCATCATGCCCGCCAATCCGGGCGTGAATCCGAGCCTAACGATTGCGGCGCTGGCAGAATATGCGATGAGCCACGTCCCCGTAAAAGCGGGAAAAACTGAAATTCCCCTGATCACCGATATTCCGGCGGAGGCGGTGATCCCCCTCGCCGCCGCCGAACGCTAA
- a CDS encoding Hsp70 family protein, whose amino-acid sequence MTIIGIDLGTTFSAASVVYNGAPVLLPDGDERIIPSVVGMSPTGDWLVGTTALNQYALYPERTVRSVKRLMGTHQVITVGDYDLQPEEISALILREIKRIAEMNLETTISQAVITVPAYFNNAQRQATTTAGGLAGLEVVRILNEPTAAALAFGLANQTTQTALVYDLGGGTFDVSLVEIMDGVIDVRASHGDTQLGGDDFDARLVDYLASIFSEQHGVDLRGDLRAMARLRRAAEMAKIDLSSRQFTWVREEYLAEKRGVPLHLEVEIGREQFVALIQDLLLRTTESIDRVLDDGEIDTPDTVLLVGGSTYIPAVWEIVAEHVGVAPRQDVPPSEAVALGAGVQGAIIEGQPIDAILVDVTPHSLGVAVVNFTYTGEPIPDSYRVLIRRNSTIPVTVEEVFATVSDGQTSVQIEVYQGDDPVASQNTPLGEFTFAGLEQSDEDDDVIQFPVQFSLDLNGILQVTATDRLTGRQAGITVRTNHRAMTQAELQEAAGRLPLTVEDQEDADILLLNDHAKDLLARAEAKYAQIQSASLYEVATSLQEALDAGDDTEILRLTEILTALVEG is encoded by the coding sequence GTGACGATCATTGGCATTGATTTGGGAACAACCTTTTCGGCAGCAAGTGTAGTCTACAACGGCGCACCCGTCCTTCTTCCCGATGGCGATGAGCGAATCATCCCTTCCGTTGTGGGCATGTCGCCAACTGGCGACTGGTTGGTTGGCACAACGGCGCTCAACCAATATGCGCTCTACCCAGAACGCACGGTGCGCTCGGTGAAGCGCCTGATGGGGACACATCAGGTGATCACCGTTGGCGATTATGACCTTCAACCCGAAGAAATTTCTGCTCTCATTCTGCGTGAGATCAAGCGCATTGCCGAAATGAACCTTGAAACGACGATCAGCCAAGCGGTGATCACCGTCCCTGCCTATTTCAACAATGCCCAACGTCAGGCGACGACCACCGCCGGTGGGCTTGCCGGCTTAGAGGTCGTGCGCATTTTGAATGAGCCAACGGCGGCGGCACTTGCCTTTGGGTTGGCAAACCAAACGACACAAACAGCCCTCGTCTACGACCTCGGCGGGGGGACATTTGATGTCTCATTAGTCGAGATTATGGATGGGGTGATCGATGTCCGCGCCAGCCATGGCGATACGCAGCTTGGCGGCGACGATTTCGACGCCCGCCTAGTAGATTATCTTGCCAGTATCTTTTCTGAGCAGCACGGCGTTGATCTGCGCGGCGATCTGCGGGCGATGGCACGCTTGCGACGGGCGGCAGAAATGGCAAAGATCGACCTGAGCAGCCGCCAATTTACATGGGTGCGCGAGGAATACCTTGCCGAAAAACGCGGTGTTCCCCTTCACTTAGAAGTTGAAATCGGGCGTGAGCAGTTCGTCGCCCTCATCCAAGATTTGCTCTTGCGCACGACAGAATCGATTGATCGTGTTCTTGATGATGGTGAGATCGATACCCCTGATACCGTTCTTTTGGTCGGCGGCAGCACCTACATCCCCGCCGTTTGGGAGATTGTCGCGGAGCATGTCGGGGTTGCCCCTCGTCAGGATGTCCCTCCCTCCGAGGCGGTGGCGTTGGGCGCTGGCGTGCAAGGGGCAATCATCGAGGGGCAGCCCATTGATGCCATTTTAGTGGACGTGACGCCGCACAGCTTGGGCGTGGCAGTGGTCAACTTCACCTACACGGGCGAACCTATCCCCGACAGCTACCGCGTGTTGATCCGCCGTAACAGCACAATTCCTGTCACGGTGGAGGAGGTTTTTGCCACTGTTTCCGATGGGCAAACAAGCGTCCAGATCGAAGTCTATCAGGGCGATGATCCGGTTGCCTCGCAAAACACCCCCCTCGGTGAATTCACCTTTGCGGGCTTGGAACAGAGTGACGAGGACGATGATGTGATCCAGTTCCCCGTCCAGTTCAGCCTTGATCTAAACGGTATTCTGCAAGTGACAGCAACAGACCGCCTTACCGGACGGCAGGCAGGGATCACCGTCCGCACGAACCATCGGGCAATGACCCAAGCCGAACTTCAAGAGGCGGCGGGACGGCTGCCATTGACCGTTGAGGATCAAGAAGATGCTGATATCCTGCTCTTGAATGATCACGCCAAAGACTTGTTGGCGCGGGCTGAGGCAAAATATGCCCAAATACAAAGCGCCTCTCTCTATGAAGTGGCAACCTCTCTCCAAGAGGCGTTAGATGCCGGGGATGATACGGAAATCCTCCGTCTAACAGAGATTTTGACGGCGTTGGTCGAAGGGTAA
- a CDS encoding aspartate aminotransferase family protein translates to MPANHLQHDHTALRDLLLQTLDLAYDYLSGIAERPSAALHEPAETLPLPDEGLGAAAALVRFAERYAPHMAANNGGRYLGFVTGGTTPAAIMGDWLVSAYDTNVANNGTSVAPYLERETIRLLCSLFGLPDAFSGVFVTGATISNMVGLALGREWAAQQQGRNVTANGLYGMTPTSVISGEPHSSIFKALSMLGMGRSSVIRAAQQPEREAVVVEDIRVRLAALNGTPAIVVANGGTVNTVDFDDIKGIAALKTEFPFWLHVDAAFGGFAACSPHYASRLEGWELADSITVDAHKWLNVPYDAAMIFTPHRDLQLQVFQNSAAYLGEISDPPDFFHLTPENSRRFRALPAWFTLMAYGRAGYQRIVEENCAAATSLAAEIERSDGFRLLAPARMNVVCFTLADTAGAPTKAVVGAFLGRLAAGGRAFLTPTTYQGIAGMRAAFSNWRTTLSDVAIVWEALQRSLRDVSE, encoded by the coding sequence ATGCCTGCAAATCACCTTCAGCACGATCACACTGCCCTGCGTGATCTCCTTCTTCAGACGCTTGATCTCGCCTACGACTACCTCTCTGGGATTGCTGAGCGTCCCTCGGCTGCGCTCCATGAACCTGCCGAAACACTCCCTCTCCCCGACGAGGGGCTTGGTGCAGCAGCGGCGTTGGTGCGCTTTGCCGAGCGCTATGCCCCGCACATGGCGGCAAACAACGGTGGGCGCTACCTGGGCTTTGTCACCGGTGGCACAACACCTGCCGCCATCATGGGCGATTGGCTGGTGAGCGCCTACGATACGAATGTTGCCAATAACGGGACAAGCGTCGCCCCCTACCTCGAACGCGAGACGATCCGCTTGCTGTGCAGCCTGTTTGGGCTGCCGGATGCCTTCAGTGGTGTGTTTGTCACCGGCGCGACAATCTCGAACATGGTTGGATTGGCATTGGGGCGCGAATGGGCGGCACAGCAGCAGGGGCGAAATGTCACTGCCAATGGTCTGTACGGCATGACCCCCACCTCGGTGATCAGCGGTGAACCGCACAGCAGCATTTTCAAAGCGCTCTCTATGCTTGGCATGGGGCGATCCTCGGTGATCCGCGCCGCCCAACAGCCCGAACGCGAGGCGGTGGTGGTGGAGGATATACGGGTGCGGCTGGCGGCATTGAACGGCACTCCGGCAATTGTGGTCGCCAATGGGGGAACGGTGAACACCGTCGATTTTGACGATATAAAGGGCATCGCCGCGCTTAAGACGGAATTCCCCTTCTGGCTGCACGTCGATGCTGCCTTTGGCGGGTTTGCCGCCTGTTCGCCGCACTATGCTTCCCGTCTTGAGGGATGGGAATTGGCTGATTCGATCACCGTTGATGCCCACAAATGGCTGAATGTCCCCTATGATGCGGCGATGATCTTCACCCCTCACCGCGATCTTCAATTACAAGTCTTTCAAAACAGCGCCGCCTACCTCGGTGAGATCAGCGACCCGCCTGATTTCTTCCACCTGACGCCGGAAAATTCACGGCGTTTTCGGGCGCTTCCGGCGTGGTTCACCTTGATGGCATATGGGCGGGCGGGCTACCAGAGGATTGTTGAGGAAAACTGCGCAGCGGCGACATCCCTCGCCGCTGAAATTGAGCGATCCGACGGCTTTCGCTTGCTTGCTCCAGCGCGGATGAATGTTGTTTGCTTCACATTGGCTGATACTGCTGGCGCACCCACAAAGGCGGTAGTGGGGGCATTTTTAGGGCGGCTGGCAGCGGGGGGACGGGCGTTTCTCACCCCCACCACCTATCAGGGAATAGCAGGGATGCGTGCCGCCTTCAGCAATTGGCGGACAACCCTTTCCGATGTGGCGATTGTTTGGGAGGCGCTTCAGCGCAGCCTCCGCGACGTTAGCGAATGA
- a CDS encoding SMC family ATPase codes for MRPLRLEIKNFLAYKTPQPILFEGIHVACLSGPNGAGKSSLLDALTWALWGKARTSDASLIRMGCDEMAVTLDFRHDGQLYRVARKLKKGKTSRTEITLYSWKQSQWMPISGGSTADTGRQIETLLHLNYETFTNSAFMRQGKADSFTSTTAGKRKELLSDILDLNLWEIYEERTKSRLNTITNEIDLIQHRIADFRAEEGREADVRVTITQAEAVSAAADLAEQAAERHWQTVAEAPLRYEQQKQAYETARRAIATLETQMTTLRGQLDRAQRRYDTLSETLSEAEAITEGYKTLLEARAADVDYHERQSAYQDLDRKRASALNALNYAKKTLEDGARTRRQEIGKRRAAVESIPALENDLTAVREALAEVAIRHEERAALTLRERELAEESATLTEQNKALETQRGELRIKWQAVSIEGEAICPVCGEPLSEPRRLELRDEYERAGKACSAQIDANKKHLGDLEKAAKQTAAEVKVVEKALKTAEALHKQEGELLMKVAKTGEALAELDRLTIEMEELETYLETGNFAQENRLEIAALDEQIAELAYDAAIHQEIRRSLTTYAPFERRWAALEQAQGDVPDVEREIAEYEAIWARHSADYEAEKAKIAPLQEVMNAARVLSEEASLRRQHYEDARRARTSARDDLVAARQALSAIEMAKKRRAELETERERLTRERALCETVRLAFGKKGVPTMLMEAAIPELELLTNELLGRMTDNRMHIKFDFQRPTQKGDTVETLEITISDELGSRNYDLYSGGEAFRINFALRVALSQFLARRAGARLETLIMDEGFGSQDAVGRERLVEAIRAIQDKFDLILVVTHLDDLREMFPAQIEVRKHDQGSEVVLR; via the coding sequence ATGCGCCCATTACGGTTAGAGATCAAAAACTTTCTCGCCTATAAAACGCCCCAACCAATCCTTTTTGAAGGGATTCACGTCGCCTGCCTCAGCGGACCGAATGGCGCGGGAAAATCGTCCTTGTTGGATGCGCTCACATGGGCGCTGTGGGGCAAGGCACGAACGAGTGACGCCAGCCTGATCCGTATGGGCTGCGATGAAATGGCGGTCACTTTAGACTTTCGCCATGATGGACAGCTTTACCGCGTTGCACGAAAGCTGAAAAAGGGAAAGACCAGCCGCACCGAGATCACCCTATACAGTTGGAAACAGAGCCAGTGGATGCCCATCAGTGGGGGATCAACTGCCGATACAGGGCGGCAGATTGAGACACTTCTCCACCTGAATTACGAGACCTTCACCAACTCCGCCTTTATGCGTCAGGGAAAGGCAGATTCCTTCACCTCCACCACCGCAGGTAAACGTAAAGAACTTCTGTCAGATATCTTGGATTTAAACCTGTGGGAGATTTACGAAGAACGGACGAAAAGCCGCCTCAATACGATCACCAATGAGATCGATCTGATTCAGCACCGCATTGCTGATTTTCGTGCTGAGGAAGGGCGCGAAGCGGATGTGCGGGTGACAATCACGCAGGCAGAGGCGGTCTCTGCTGCGGCTGACCTTGCTGAGCAAGCGGCAGAGCGCCACTGGCAAACCGTTGCCGAAGCGCCGCTCCGCTATGAACAACAAAAACAAGCCTACGAAACAGCCAGACGCGCCATTGCCACCTTAGAAACGCAGATGACGACACTTCGGGGGCAGCTTGATCGTGCGCAAAGACGCTACGACACGTTAAGCGAGACGCTTAGCGAAGCAGAAGCGATTACTGAGGGCTATAAAACCCTTTTGGAGGCGCGGGCGGCTGATGTTGATTACCACGAGCGCCAGAGCGCCTATCAAGACTTAGATCGGAAGCGGGCGAGCGCCCTGAATGCCCTAAACTATGCAAAAAAAACACTGGAGGATGGGGCGCGGACGCGGCGGCAAGAGATTGGTAAGCGCCGCGCTGCGGTGGAGAGCATTCCTGCGCTAGAGAACGACCTAACCGCCGTTCGAGAGGCACTGGCGGAAGTGGCAATACGGCATGAGGAACGCGCCGCGCTCACGCTCAGAGAGCGCGAACTTGCCGAAGAAAGCGCCACCCTGACCGAACAAAACAAAGCCCTCGAAACGCAGCGCGGTGAGTTGCGAATCAAATGGCAGGCAGTCAGCATTGAGGGGGAAGCGATATGCCCTGTCTGTGGCGAGCCGCTCAGTGAACCTCGTCGGCTGGAACTGCGTGATGAGTATGAGCGGGCAGGGAAGGCGTGCAGCGCCCAGATTGACGCTAACAAAAAACATCTGGGCGATCTAGAAAAAGCTGCGAAGCAAACCGCTGCCGAAGTTAAGGTCGTGGAGAAGGCGTTGAAAACCGCCGAGGCACTCCACAAGCAAGAAGGCGAGTTGTTGATGAAGGTGGCAAAGACGGGCGAAGCGCTGGCGGAACTAGACCGCCTGACCATCGAGATGGAGGAACTAGAAACCTACCTAGAGACGGGAAACTTTGCCCAAGAAAACCGCCTAGAAATTGCCGCCCTCGATGAACAGATTGCCGAGCTTGCCTATGACGCCGCCATTCATCAGGAAATCCGCAGATCTCTGACCACCTATGCCCCCTTTGAGAGACGTTGGGCGGCGCTGGAACAAGCACAAGGGGATGTCCCCGATGTGGAGCGCGAGATCGCTGAATATGAGGCGATATGGGCAAGGCATTCTGCTGACTATGAGGCGGAAAAGGCAAAGATCGCCCCACTCCAAGAGGTGATGAACGCCGCCCGTGTTTTAAGTGAGGAGGCAAGTCTTCGCCGCCAGCACTACGAGGATGCCCGCCGCGCCCGCACGTCCGCCCGTGACGATTTGGTGGCGGCGCGTCAAGCCCTAAGCGCAATTGAAATGGCAAAAAAGCGGCGGGCTGAATTGGAAACGGAGCGCGAACGGCTTACCCGCGAGCGGGCGCTGTGCGAAACCGTGCGCTTGGCGTTTGGCAAGAAGGGCGTCCCAACGATGCTCATGGAAGCGGCGATCCCCGAATTGGAACTGCTGACAAATGAGCTTTTGGGGCGCATGACGGATAACCGGATGCACATCAAATTCGATTTCCAACGCCCCACCCAAAAGGGGGATACGGTGGAAACGCTGGAGATCACCATTAGCGATGAGCTTGGCTCACGCAATTATGATCTCTACAGCGGTGGGGAGGCGTTCCGCATCAACTTTGCCTTACGTGTGGCGCTCAGCCAGTTTTTGGCGCGGCGGGCGGGCGCACGCCTAGAAACGCTGATCATGGATGAAGGCTTTGGCTCTCAGGATGCCGTCGGGCGCGAACGCCTTGTCGAGGCGATCCGCGCCATTCAGGATAAATTTGATCTGATCCTCGTCGTTACCCATCTGGACGATCTTCGTGAGATGTTCCCCGCACAGATCGAGGTGCGCAAGCACGATCAGGGGTCAGAGGTTGTCCTCCGATGA
- a CDS encoding protein kinase, with amino-acid sequence MADLIGQHLGNYEIISPLGQGGMATVYRARQTTMKRDVAIKVITQQHAGDTEFTKRFEREVETIASLSHAHILKVFDYGKHEGMVYLVMELLTGGSLADKISAGAIPPKKVKALLNQITSALDYAHRRGIIHRDLKPQNVMLDEGGNAFLTDFGIAKIVSSNQAATATKAGAIMGTPYYMAPEQWRGDPVDARTDIYALGTILYEMLLGRLPFDADTAFVLMHKHVNEPPPLAELREKFSVAVSHAVSTAMAKDPAQRYASAGDLAKAFEDALEGTFLSDTTSPPIVTLIDVPLERATGTMPTVGASTMGRASTVIGEGGGSTPSGTPTSLFKPGEEPQAKQRGWLIPALVGVVGVLVVVVAILALNRSATVSLTPTAAALAAATTDAPSITPSLTNTASATVTASPTDEPPPLTQAVLILTERVTQTANAVASFTKTPTPNLRATAVALVQQQDTATAEVATANAVASFTKTFTPTATFTPSPTLTFTATAIPTNTLTTTFTPTFTATPTNTFTATFTATATHTPTATPTVTNTPSPTFTLTATNTPNFATKIAEGVAANAPCTVTAKGFDAKVRSRPNTQSTVVRVLRTQPVSVVEIFEENGERWWRVFYPDGETAWVDDREVILGETCGIVYTPTPTPITPTMTPTPFCTVSTTDISVQVRAGPSLRRSAIRIMPQNDPVAADMLIDAEDGTRWWRVTALGAVGYVLFDEVTADPRCVVVPTPTPAR; translated from the coding sequence ATGGCGGATTTGATTGGGCAGCACCTCGGCAATTACGAGATTATCTCCCCGTTAGGGCAGGGGGGGATGGCAACAGTCTACCGCGCCCGCCAAACGACGATGAAGCGTGATGTGGCGATCAAGGTGATCACGCAGCAGCACGCGGGCGACACGGAATTCACAAAACGCTTTGAGCGTGAGGTAGAGACGATTGCCTCGCTGAGTCATGCCCATATTTTGAAAGTGTTCGATTACGGCAAGCACGAGGGGATGGTTTACCTCGTCATGGAACTGCTCACGGGTGGCTCGCTTGCCGATAAAATCAGCGCAGGGGCAATTCCACCAAAGAAGGTGAAAGCGCTCCTGAATCAGATTACCTCGGCGCTTGATTATGCCCACCGTCGGGGGATCATTCACCGCGACCTGAAGCCCCAAAATGTCATGTTGGACGAAGGTGGAAATGCCTTCCTAACTGATTTTGGGATCGCCAAGATCGTCAGTTCTAACCAAGCGGCAACGGCGACGAAGGCGGGGGCGATTATGGGAACGCCCTATTACATGGCGCCGGAGCAGTGGCGGGGCGATCCTGTTGATGCCCGCACGGATATTTACGCACTAGGGACAATCCTCTACGAAATGCTCTTGGGGCGCTTGCCCTTTGATGCCGACACTGCCTTTGTGTTGATGCACAAGCATGTGAACGAGCCGCCACCCCTGGCAGAACTGCGGGAAAAGTTTTCTGTGGCGGTTTCTCATGCCGTCAGCACGGCAATGGCGAAAGACCCCGCGCAGCGCTACGCCTCTGCCGGGGACTTGGCAAAGGCGTTCGAGGATGCTCTCGAAGGGACGTTCCTCTCCGACACAACATCGCCGCCCATTGTCACCTTAATTGATGTCCCTTTGGAGCGGGCTACGGGGACGATGCCCACTGTTGGCGCAAGCACCATGGGGCGGGCGTCAACGGTTATTGGGGAAGGGGGTGGCAGCACCCCCTCTGGCACGCCAACCTCACTATTCAAGCCTGGCGAAGAACCCCAAGCGAAGCAGCGGGGGTGGCTTATCCCCGCGCTCGTGGGGGTGGTGGGCGTTCTGGTGGTGGTGGTTGCCATTCTCGCCCTAAATCGGAGCGCGACAGTCAGCCTGACTCCTACGGCTGCTGCCCTCGCGGCGGCGACGACGGACGCACCATCGATCACACCCAGTCTCACGAACACCGCCTCGGCAACCGTCACCGCCAGCCCAACCGATGAACCACCGCCGCTGACGCAAGCGGTACTCATCCTGACGGAGCGCGTCACCCAGACGGCGAACGCTGTGGCGTCGTTCACCAAGACACCAACGCCCAACTTGCGGGCAACAGCAGTGGCACTCGTCCAGCAGCAGGATACAGCAACCGCTGAGGTGGCGACGGCGAACGCCGTTGCCTCGTTCACGAAAACGTTCACACCCACCGCCACCTTTACCCCATCACCAACGCTGACCTTTACGGCGACGGCGATACCCACAAACACGCTCACGACAACCTTTACCCCAACCTTCACGGCGACACCTACAAACACCTTCACCGCAACCTTCACGGCGACGGCAACCCACACGCCCACCGCTACACCGACGGTGACGAACACGCCCTCTCCAACGTTCACCCTGACGGCGACCAACACGCCAAATTTTGCGACCAAGATTGCTGAAGGGGTTGCCGCCAATGCGCCCTGCACTGTGACGGCGAAGGGCTTTGATGCGAAGGTGCGCTCACGTCCCAACACCCAAAGCACCGTCGTCCGTGTACTGCGGACACAGCCCGTATCAGTGGTGGAGATTTTTGAGGAAAATGGGGAGCGCTGGTGGCGCGTGTTCTATCCCGATGGGGAGACGGCATGGGTCGATGATCGGGAGGTGATCCTCGGTGAGACGTGCGGGATCGTCTACACACCAACCCCGACGCCAATCACCCCAACGATGACTCCGACTCCTTTCTGCACCGTTTCGACAACGGACATCAGCGTTCAGGTGCGGGCGGGTCCAAGCCTCCGCCGGAGCGCCATCCGCATCATGCCACAGAACGATCCCGTCGCCGCCGATATGCTTATCGATGCCGAGGACGGTACACGTTGGTGGCGGGTCACGGCGCTTGGGGCGGTAGGATATGTCTTGTTTGATGAGGTTACTGCCGATCCTCGCTGTGTGGTTGTGCCAACGCCGACACCGGCAAGGTAG
- a CDS encoding protein phosphatase 2C domain-containing protein, with product MIVTINQDGDTPTRHEPCAIGTLTYLYDRSRDSRAGGAPGQDFIAFDGGEDWLAFALCDGVSQSFYGDIAARYLGEHLVAWLAADHNPEFFSAALNAALATWTPDASALVAAKPIPESLPPMVRDALERKRTNGSEAMFVCGRVDHRLGLLFLGWMGDMRLTLWDEQQQPIDLPDPVWETRERWSTRLGAKNGTAHSAVLPLSGIGRILAYSDGVGSDAQTLHHLPVDEWNDLAAHRRTLPTSDDLSIFALTFTPLTLSDPLPAPILSQPEPDEPALRWTAIPAAGWYRLAFERDGRRLRTLDTSAAQATSAILPTELLVEGAIICRVQALAMGHAAGLWSDPIPVYRSEQMLMSSPPSPTPPPSRPTLVVSGYRPLTSGDFQTSAISLVAALLAVALAVGYIALTTR from the coding sequence ATGATCGTTACCATCAACCAAGACGGGGATACCCCTACCCGCCACGAACCATGTGCCATAGGAACGCTAACCTATCTTTATGATCGCTCGCGTGATTCACGGGCGGGCGGCGCTCCCGGACAAGATTTCATCGCCTTCGACGGTGGTGAGGATTGGCTTGCCTTTGCCCTCTGTGATGGCGTCAGCCAGTCTTTCTATGGTGATATTGCCGCCCGCTATTTAGGGGAACACCTTGTGGCATGGTTGGCAGCCGATCATAACCCAGAGTTTTTTTCTGCTGCGCTCAATGCTGCTCTCGCCACGTGGACACCAGATGCCTCGGCGCTGGTTGCGGCGAAACCGATACCCGAATCTCTCCCCCCTATGGTGCGGGATGCTCTCGAACGGAAACGAACGAATGGCAGCGAGGCGATGTTTGTCTGCGGGCGGGTCGATCACCGCTTGGGTTTGCTGTTTCTGGGGTGGATGGGTGATATGCGCCTCACCCTTTGGGATGAGCAGCAGCAGCCTATTGATCTTCCTGACCCCGTATGGGAAACCCGCGAACGATGGTCTACACGCTTGGGGGCGAAAAATGGAACGGCACATAGTGCGGTGCTGCCCCTTTCCGGCATTGGACGCATCCTCGCCTACAGTGATGGCGTGGGGAGTGATGCGCAAACACTTCATCATCTGCCCGTTGATGAATGGAACGACCTCGCTGCACACCGCCGTACACTTCCCACCAGTGATGATCTATCCATCTTTGCCCTCACCTTCACCCCGCTCACACTGTCCGATCCCTTGCCCGCGCCGATTCTTTCCCAACCAGAGCCGGATGAACCTGCCCTTCGTTGGACGGCGATCCCCGCTGCGGGGTGGTATCGGCTTGCCTTTGAGCGGGATGGGCGCCGCCTTCGCACGCTGGATACCTCTGCCGCACAGGCAACAAGCGCGATTCTTCCAACAGAACTTCTCGTAGAGGGGGCGATCATCTGCCGTGTGCAGGCGTTAGCCATGGGTCACGCGGCGGGCTTGTGGAGCGATCCTATCCCTGTGTATCGTTCCGAGCAGATGCTGATGAGTTCACCGCCAAGCCCCACGCCGCCGCCTTCCAGACCAACGTTGGTTGTCAGTGGCTATCGACCTCTTACCTCCGGGGACTTTCAGACGAGCGCTATCAGCCTTGTGGCGGCGCTCCTCGCTGTTGCCCTTGCTGTCGGCTATATCGCGCTCACGACGCGCTAA